From the Diospyros lotus cultivar Yz01 chromosome 13, ASM1463336v1, whole genome shotgun sequence genome, one window contains:
- the LOC127787963 gene encoding LOW QUALITY PROTEIN: probable disease resistance protein At1g58602 (The sequence of the model RefSeq protein was modified relative to this genomic sequence to represent the inferred CDS: deleted 2 bases in 1 codon), with protein sequence MAEAVVSLAVKRISNLLIEEAKFLRGLRGQVEDLRTELKRMQSFLRDADNIQYTDNRVRNWIGEIRELAYKAENVLDAFVLKVASRSGRSGGLRNMVRRFVCIFSEGINFHNVGLEIGEIKVKIANLTTSLDTYGVSRLRESEGSNFVQNTQFLLRRTYSHYIEEDFVGFQENISELVAQLMRDDNQCRVVSICGMGGLGKTTLAREVYHHQTIRHHFDRFGWTTISQQWRKEDVLQRLLTDLMPEQQGETKSMRDEELVRQLFKIQKNRKCLVVLDDVWSTEVWEIIRCAFPSGKAGSKILLSSRSRNVAEGIDPLGIIHEPPLFDEKDSWELLRKKAFPRSSEDPDSQIDAKMEELGMKMARQCGGLPLAIVVLGGLLATKKYTLSEWQKVYENVDSHLMNDGKLYGEGEDGRILGVLSLSYQELPYQLKTCFLHLGHYPEDFDIEVEKLCQLWIAEGFVPESKEHKKTREEETSMDVAIRYLSELAQRYMVQVTLEEDYPEPIKRTRFTKCDYDLVRELCLRKEKEENFVEINDYRHSNQQVQPPFCSMDASLTSSSGSTAIHRLIDYLDYDTNIKRLGQEERIQGTRMIQFVFFSAGSGAGSQLQVIPLCMDFKFLRVLDLEYVQGVYPSRQVLPKETGNLILLRYLGLRNTYFRKLPSSMGDLRYLQTLDLRTCWEIRVPNVLWRMKGLMHLYLPHRNYLHTTSKLRIDSLSKLETLEHFSSDKVDAKGLLKLSNLRVLSAAYLNEKLDDNLAIINDYLFPHKHRLQFASFEVEIDDSCKDERISLLRKFITYDRLGDLMIRGTIVGKLSDYLLSPSLVNLSLINSLLEGDPMPTLEMLPNLSYLSLLNAFVGKEVVCSIGGFPRLQRLSLLNMHNLEEWRVEEGAMPILSQLWIASCKELKKIPDGLKFISKLKSLVIRNMPRAFQDRVRVLHDNEGEDFHIVQHIRRIEFYD encoded by the exons ATGGCGGAAGCTGTTGTGTCCTTGGCCGTGAAAAGAATCAGTAATCTGTTGATTGAAGAAGCGAAGTTTTTACGCGGACTGAGAGGTCAAGTGGAGGATCTTCGAACAGAGCTCAAACGAATGCAGAGTTTCCTGAGAGATGCCGATAACATTCAGTACACAGACAATAGGGTTCGTAATTGGATTGGGGAAATCAGAGAGCTCGCTTACAAAGCAGAGAACGTCCTCGATGCTTTTGTCCTCAAAGTTGCGTCTAGGAGTGGCCGATCCGGAGGCTTGCGTAACATGGTGCGAAGATTTGTTTGCATCTTCAGCGAAG GTATAAACTTTCACAATGTCGGACTGGAGATTGGTGAGATCAAAGTCAAGATCGCTAATCTCACTACCAGTTTAGATACTTACGGTGTTAGTCGTTTAAGGGAAAGTGAAGGTTCAAATTTTGTGCAAAACACACAATTCTTACTTCGACGGACATATTCCCACTATATTGAAGAGGATTTTGTTGGATTTCAAGAAAATATAAGCGAATTGGTAGCACAATTGATGCGTGATGATAACCAATGTCGAGTTGTTTCAATTTGTGGCATGGGCGGGCTAGGAAAGACCACTCTTGCTCGAGAGGTTTATCATCACCAGACCATTAGGCATCATTTTGACAGGTTTGGATGGACTACCATTTCACAACAATGGAGAAAAGAGGATGTCTTGCAAAGACTCTTAACCGACCTGATGCCTGAGCAGCAGGGGGAAACTAAGAGCATGAGAGACGAAGAGTTGGTTAGGCAACTGTTTAAAATCCAGAAGAATAGAAAATGCTTGGTCGTTCTTGATGACGTATGGTCTACTGAGGTTTGGGAGATCATAAGGTGTGCATTCCCAAGTGGAAAGGCAGGAAGTAAAATATTGCTTTCTAGCCGTTCTAGGAATGTGGCTGAAGGTATAGATCCGTTGGGCATCATTCACGAACCACCATTATTTGATGAGAAAGATAGCTGGGAGTTACTGCGCAAGAAAGCATTTCCAAGATCATCCGAGGATCCAG ATTCTCAAATTGATGCGAAGATGGAAGAGTTAGGAATGAAAATGGCAAGACAATGTGGGGGCTTGCCACTTGCCATTGTTGTGCTTGGGGGTCTTctagcaacaaaaaaatatacCTTGAGCGAGTGGCAAAAGGTGTATGAAAATGTTGATTCACATCTAATGAATGATGGTAAATTGTACggagaaggagaagatggaAGAATATTAGGGGTGTTAAGTTTAAGTTATCAGGAATTGCCTTATCAACTGAAAACATGTTTTCTCCATTTGGGACACTATCCAGAGGATTTTGACATAGAAGTAGAGAAATTATGTCAATTATGGATAGCTGAAGGTTTTGTACCAGAATCAAAGGAGCATAAAAAAaccagagaagaagaaacaagtatGGATGTGGCAATACGTTACTTGAGTGAACTCGCACAAAGGTATATGGTTCAAGTGACACTAGAAGAGGATTACCCGGAACCCATAAAACGTACAAGGTTCACCAAATGTGACT ATGATCTTGTTCGAGAGTTATGTTtgcgaaaagaaaaagaagagaattttGTTGAGATAAATGATTATAGACATTCAAATCAGCAAGTGCAACCCCCTTTCTGCTCTATGGATGCATCATTAACTAGCAGTAGTGGTAGTACCGCAATACATAGACTCATTGACTATTTGGATTATGATACAAATATTAAACGTCTTGGACAAGAAGAGAGGATTCAGGGGACAAGGATGATTCAATTCGTATTCTTCAGTGCGGGGTCCGGTGCTGGGAGTCAGTTGCAAGTAATCCCTCTTTGcatggatttcaaatttttgagaGTTCTAGATCTTGAGTATGTACAAGGTGTTTATCCTAGTCGACAAGTTTTACCAAAAGAAACAGGAAATCTAATCCTTTTGAGGTACTTGGGATTAAGAAATACTTATTTTAGAAAGTTGCCATCATCAATGGGGGACCTAAGATATTTGCAAACACTTGACTTGCGAACTTGTTGGGAGATTAGAGTGCCAAATGTGTTATGGAGGATGAAAGGATTGATGCATCTTTATCTTCCTCACCGTAACTATTTACATACAACAAGTAAGTTGCGAATAGATAGTTTAAGCAAATTGGAAACATTAGAACACTTTAGCTCAGATAAGGTTGACGCCAAAGGGCTCTTGAAGTTATCCAATCTCAGGGTACTATCTGCGGCATACTTGAATGAAAAACTTGATGATAACCTAGCAATAATCAACGACTACTTATTTCCTCACAAGCATCGGCTGCAATTCGCATCGTTTGAAGTTGAAATTGATGATTCTTGTAAGGATGAAAGAATAAGCCTCCTAAGAAAATTTATCACATATGATCGACTTGGTGACTTGATGATACGAGGAACCATTGTTGGTAAGCTATCAGACTATTTGTTGTCTCCGTCCCTTGTGAATTTATCCTTGATCAACTCTCTACTTGAGGGCGATCCTATGCCAACTTTGGAGATGCTGCCTAACTTAAGTTATCTCAGTTTGCTTAATGCTTTTGTGGGAAAAGAAGTTGTTTGCTCAATTGGTGGTTTTCCTCGTCTCCAACGTCTTTCCCTCTTGAATATGCACAATTTAGAGGAATGGAGAGTGGAGGAGGGAGCCATGCCTATTCTCTCTCAGTTATGGATTGCTTCTTGCAAGGAGTTGAAGAAGATTCCTGATGGATTAAAATTCATCTCCAAGTTGAAGTCTCTAGTAATTCGGAACATGCCTAGAGCATTCCAAGATAGGGTTCGAGTGCTACATGACAATGAAGGGGAAGATTTTCACATAGTTCAACACATCCGTAGAATTGAGTTTTATGATTGA